A genomic segment from Polyangium mundeleinium encodes:
- a CDS encoding flavohemoglobin expression-modulating QEGLA motif protein: MPPKQEPREKDTREVAAFAVPPPPLVPAEADEAREARDAAEEPSKERERPPERTSSPGKRNGNGNGNGSAKAQVADHAATAPLESLSLRDDPIPSVPPPPAAGPWRSYKEILAKLSQRVLEAQRPIRILQALRWESVVEEQFLRGKQRDLPKVTYASDLGFDADAKIAELEEILRDAERELGKNDRLGNILRQTAAEYRDVVRMLKARGKRDFYKMSRVLYGSPKDKLPDGQTSVRDMGIVLYDVLTAIGGEKLGPPERREITAEMAAMELNARFDRFFGSAAIRVQVDDSILADAAAGSDYVKIRSGATFSTRDIDILEAHEGWVHVATNLNGQAQPVARWLGKGPPRTTAVQEGLAALVEIFTFRSSPRRAKKLNDRILAVDKAEDGASFLDVFEWYRTEGYEEDECFQNARRVFRGGLLEGGGPFTKDACYCKGIVLNYAFMRAAIQQDKAALIPFLFVGKVAHEDVPVLYAHVTDGIVKPPPYLPPLFDDMNGLAIWMCYSSFFSRLGATAIAEHYSKVMAL; encoded by the coding sequence ATGCCCCCGAAGCAGGAGCCTCGCGAAAAAGACACGCGGGAGGTCGCCGCGTTCGCCGTGCCGCCGCCGCCCCTCGTCCCCGCGGAGGCGGACGAGGCGCGGGAGGCCAGGGACGCAGCCGAGGAGCCCTCGAAAGAGCGCGAGCGTCCGCCGGAGCGGACGTCGAGCCCGGGGAAACGGAACGGGAACGGGAACGGGAACGGCTCGGCGAAGGCGCAGGTCGCGGACCACGCGGCGACGGCGCCGCTCGAGTCGCTGAGCCTGCGCGACGACCCGATCCCATCGGTGCCGCCGCCGCCCGCGGCAGGGCCCTGGCGCTCGTACAAGGAGATCCTGGCGAAGCTCTCGCAGCGCGTGCTGGAGGCGCAGCGGCCGATCCGGATCCTGCAGGCGCTGCGCTGGGAGTCGGTGGTGGAGGAGCAGTTCCTCCGCGGTAAGCAGCGGGATCTGCCGAAGGTGACATACGCGTCGGACCTGGGCTTCGACGCGGACGCGAAGATCGCCGAGCTCGAGGAGATCCTGCGCGACGCGGAGCGCGAGCTCGGGAAGAACGATCGGCTCGGGAACATCCTGCGGCAAACGGCGGCGGAGTACCGCGACGTCGTGCGGATGCTCAAGGCGCGCGGGAAGCGCGATTTCTACAAGATGTCGCGGGTGCTCTACGGGTCGCCGAAGGACAAGCTGCCCGACGGTCAGACGAGCGTGCGCGACATGGGGATCGTGCTCTACGACGTGCTCACGGCGATCGGCGGCGAGAAGCTCGGTCCGCCGGAGCGGCGGGAGATCACGGCCGAGATGGCGGCGATGGAGCTGAACGCGCGCTTCGATCGGTTCTTCGGGAGCGCGGCGATCCGCGTGCAGGTGGACGACTCGATCCTCGCGGACGCGGCGGCGGGCAGCGACTACGTGAAGATCCGGAGCGGGGCGACGTTCTCGACGCGGGACATCGACATCCTCGAGGCGCACGAGGGCTGGGTGCACGTGGCGACGAACCTGAACGGTCAGGCGCAGCCCGTGGCGCGCTGGCTCGGCAAGGGGCCGCCGCGCACGACGGCGGTGCAGGAGGGGCTCGCGGCGCTCGTCGAGATCTTCACGTTCCGATCCTCGCCGCGGCGCGCGAAGAAGCTGAACGATCGGATCCTCGCGGTGGACAAGGCCGAGGACGGCGCGAGCTTCCTCGACGTGTTCGAGTGGTACCGGACCGAGGGCTACGAGGAAGACGAGTGCTTCCAGAACGCGCGCCGGGTCTTCCGCGGCGGGCTGCTCGAAGGCGGCGGGCCGTTCACGAAGGACGCCTGTTACTGCAAGGGGATCGTTTTGAACTACGCGTTCATGCGGGCCGCGATCCAGCAGGACAAGGCCGCGCTGATCCCGTTCTTGTTCGTGGGGAAAGTGGCGCACGAGGACGTGCCGGTGCTCTACGCCCACGTCACCGACGGGATCGTGAAGCCTCCGCCGTACCTGCCGCCGCTCTTCGACGACATGAACGGGCTCGCGATCTGGATGTGTTACTCGTCCTTCTTCTCACGGCTCGGGGCCACGGCGATCGCCGAGCACTACAGCAAGGTGATGGCGCTCTAG
- a CDS encoding AAA family ATPase, which yields MSTDTTTDTGEAELSDAELLEKTEAAAKRLRTAVAQAVVGQDAVVESMLVTLAARGHALLVGVPGLAKTLLVASLARALDLSFGRVQFTPDLLPADITGTDVLHEQHGSRTLRFMPGPIFHNLILADEINRTPPKTQAALLEAMQERKVTVGAATHPLPDPFQVFATRNPIEQEGTYPLPEAQLDRFLLEIHVDYPSEEEEREVARRTTSGKAPQIEPVLHAADVRAIGKLVPRIPVTDEAVSLAVSLCRATRPTAGKVAREVKEYVRYGAGPRGSQALVLAAKARAALRGEAAADVDDVRAMLVPALRHRIVLSYRAEADGVRDVDVLEAAAKSLR from the coding sequence ATGTCCACCGATACGACGACCGACACCGGCGAGGCCGAACTCTCCGACGCCGAGCTGCTCGAAAAGACCGAGGCCGCCGCCAAGCGCCTCCGCACCGCCGTGGCCCAGGCCGTCGTTGGCCAGGACGCGGTCGTCGAATCCATGCTCGTCACCCTGGCGGCGCGGGGCCATGCCCTGCTTGTCGGCGTCCCGGGCCTCGCCAAGACCCTGCTCGTGGCCTCCTTGGCCCGCGCCCTCGACCTCTCGTTCGGCCGCGTCCAGTTCACGCCGGACCTCCTGCCGGCCGACATCACCGGCACCGACGTCCTCCACGAGCAACACGGCAGCCGCACGCTGCGCTTCATGCCCGGCCCGATCTTCCACAACCTGATCCTGGCCGACGAAATCAACCGCACGCCCCCGAAGACCCAGGCAGCGCTCCTCGAAGCGATGCAGGAGCGCAAGGTCACGGTCGGCGCCGCGACGCACCCGCTCCCGGATCCCTTCCAGGTGTTCGCGACCCGCAATCCGATCGAGCAGGAGGGCACCTACCCTCTACCCGAGGCCCAGCTCGACCGCTTCCTCCTGGAAATCCACGTCGATTACCCGAGCGAGGAAGAGGAGCGCGAGGTCGCGCGCCGCACCACGAGCGGCAAGGCCCCGCAGATCGAGCCCGTCCTCCATGCCGCCGACGTGCGCGCGATCGGCAAGCTCGTGCCGCGCATCCCCGTCACGGACGAGGCCGTCTCCCTGGCCGTCTCGCTCTGCCGGGCCACGCGCCCCACGGCGGGCAAGGTCGCCCGCGAGGTCAAGGAGTACGTGCGTTACGGCGCCGGCCCGCGCGGCAGCCAGGCCCTCGTCCTCGCCGCCAAGGCCCGCGCCGCCCTCCGCGGCGAGGCCGCCGCCGACGTCGACGACGTCCGCGCCATGCTCGTGCCCGCGCTCCGCCACCGCATCGTCCTCTCCTACCGCGCCGAGGCCGACGGCGTGCGCGACGTCGACGTCCTCGAAGCGGCGGCGAAGAGCTTGCGTTAG
- a CDS encoding SixA phosphatase family protein: MDLLLFRHGEAVENAPGLGDAGRWLTAKGRRVSRKVARWLDERSSRRPTAIWTSSLVRSVQTAEILAAELGLEEEILVRPELAPSGDLADLVRLIEAHRGRGPLALVGHEPGLSMLARNLLGDVTWPGIKKSGVAAIRLMPAEGDGGRREVSFRFLLQPKGMEIVRSLDVSSLEDAAPPQQASA; this comes from the coding sequence ATGGATCTCCTTCTATTCCGACACGGCGAGGCCGTGGAGAACGCTCCCGGGCTCGGCGACGCAGGCAGGTGGCTTACGGCGAAAGGCCGTCGGGTGTCGCGAAAGGTCGCGCGCTGGCTCGACGAACGGTCGTCGCGCAGGCCCACGGCGATCTGGACCTCGAGCCTGGTGCGCTCGGTGCAAACGGCGGAGATCCTCGCGGCCGAGCTCGGGCTGGAAGAGGAAATCCTCGTGCGGCCGGAGCTCGCGCCGAGCGGGGATCTCGCGGATCTCGTGCGGCTCATCGAAGCCCATCGCGGGCGCGGGCCGCTCGCGCTCGTGGGCCACGAGCCGGGGTTGTCGATGCTCGCCCGGAACCTGCTCGGCGACGTGACCTGGCCCGGGATCAAGAAGAGCGGGGTCGCGGCGATCCGTCTCATGCCTGCCGAGGGCGACGGGGGACGGCGGGAGGTGAGCTTCCGGTTTTTGCTCCAGCCGAAGGGGATGGAGATCGTGCGCTCGCTCGACGTGAGCTCGCTGGAAGACGCGGCGCCGCCGCAGCAGGCGTCGGCCTAA